A window of the Lagopus muta isolate bLagMut1 chromosome 1, bLagMut1 primary, whole genome shotgun sequence genome harbors these coding sequences:
- the DZIP1 gene encoding cilium assembly protein DZIP1 isoform X3, with translation MDVESSATGPGRGCHNNAEDAGTERDAKDGPDMPFTERAYFPAGAAAAGSGSFPAFQFRGRHEGPDWRRLSAVDVGRVWREGDVAALQEHLEHVTFCSAERERCPHCQGPADPLLLKLLRLAQLCTEYLLHSQEYLSAQLSSLEEALCAAQAQRDRLAEEVAQRAQEVKGLKEECRRRKKMISTQQMMLEARASYHQCQFCEKAFMNYSFLQGHMLRRHPEESQIAEQKRKAKTDKLQDEIEKLKEQLQLTKSQLEAEQQANMVRFSKECEQQKSKEEEILQSFHKWKEEEKAKLADEIEKVKDMFMKELKELSSRNSTLENQLLALQTSSMQKSNLGTLKDSHEFMEEKPQSTQDYHKVVKLLEKQESKWTSRIQALRQDHETEKSLLLSQIEKLKSSVREDLNKNNTFYKRRIEELGERLQEQNDLIITQKKQIKELSTKSVASIKPSHTNAAVEHLEESKSSLPVMYEQAPLVHMLEPIEELSEEEKEIEKDELKTGRSNQHLINALKTDPSLTKELRVVLEQALEEKLESLGIKAGVRGIPNDRLNKILRAIESAREHKLKQEPDIQRIREYLERQVSFRVVERSTLSNRTVSSPYIPSEGKQKFNQLGISSSAIPQKPVKRSLTAVRPAEQRAENTSTPKTPPFSSEEEADEDDVKQLHVSRELLQKQSKTSSSKVSAFQMASDKSDLDGTEESETEETGTPVKTSKGAVIQKLAEQVGKSLSNHGNKSRPAGGIDVAQAFIKKEEVQEPKFTEVDEDDWDISSIEEDYLLMKDNSGQKGSTAQKNESNAASVVHAWGLPKKTVPKQEGPREADNTSTLKSSLVTVTDWSDSSDT, from the exons ATGGACGTTGAGAGTAGTGCCACAG GCCCGGGCCGCGGCTGCCATAACAACGCGGAGGACGCCGGCACCGAACGGGACGCGAAAGACGGTCCGGACATG CCCTTCACGGAGCGCGCCTATTTCCCGGCGGGAGCGGCCGCGGCCGGCTCTGGATCGTTTCCCGCCTTCCAGTTCCGCGGGCGCCATGAGGGCCCGGACTGGCGGCGGCTGAGCGCCGTGGACGTGGGCCGGGTGTGGCGGGAGGGCGACGTGGCGGCCCTGCAGGAGCACCTGGAGCACGTCACCTTCTGCAGCGCCGAGCGGGAGCGCTGCCCGCACTGCCAGGGCCCCGCAGACCCGCTGCTGCTCAAGCTGCTGCGCCTGGCTCAGCTGTGCACCGAGTACCTGCTGCACTCTCAGGAGTACCTGAGCGCCCAGCTCAGCAGCCTAGAGGAGGCTCTGTGCGCGGCCCAAGCCCAGCGCGACCGCCTGGCCGAGGAGGTGGCCCAGCGTGCCCAAGAGGTCAAGGGGCTGAAGGAGGAGTGCCGGCGCAGGAAGAAGATGATCAGCACCCAGCAGATGATGCTGGAGGCCCGAGCTAGCTACCACCAG TGTCAGTTCTGTGAGAAGGCTTTTATGAACTATTCCTTTTTACAAGGTCATATGCTAAGGCGTCATCCAGAAGAATCTCAGATTG CAGAACAAAAGAGGAAAGCGAAGACAGACAAATTGCAGGATGAGATTGAGAAACTGAAGGAGCAGTTGCAGCTCACCAAATCCCAGTTAGAAGCAGAACAGCAAGCTAACATGGTCAGATTTTCCAAG gaatgtgaacagcaaaaatcaaaagaagaagaaattctacaaTCATTTcataaatggaaagaagaagaaaaagccaaattGGCTGATGAAATAGAAAAAGTGAAAGATATGTTTATGAAAGAGCTTAAGGAGTTGTCTTCGAGAAATTCAACATTAGAAAAT CAACTGTTAGCATTACAAACATCCAGTATGCAGAAATCCAATTTAGGGACACTGAAGGACAGCCATGAATTCATGGAAGAGAAGCCTCAGAGTACTCAGGATTATCACAAAGTGGTTAAACTTCTTGAAAAACAG gaAAGTAAATGGACGTCTAGAATACAAGCCCTTCGTCAAGATCATGAAACAGAAAAGTCCCTG CTCCTATCACAGATTGAGAAGCTTAAATCATCAGTGAGAGAAGAcctgaataaaaataacaccTTTTACAAGAGAAGGATAGAAGAATTGGGAGAGAGGCTTCAGGAACAGAACGATCTGATTATTACACAAAAGAAGCAG atAAAAGAGTTGTCCACAAAATCAGTTGCGAGCATCAAACCCTCTCATA CAAACGCTGCAGTTGAGCATCTTGAAGAATCTAAATCAAGTCTACCTGTGATGTATG AGCAGGCCCCCTTGGTACATATGCTGGAGCCCATAGAGGAgctttcagaagaggaaaaag AAATCGAGAAAGACGAACTTAAAACAGGTAGAAGTAACCAACATTTAATAAATGCTTTGAAGACTGATCCTTCTTTAACTAAAGAATTAAGAGTTGTTTTGGAGCAAGCCCTGGAGGAAAAACTGGAATCCTTGGGAATCAAAGCA GGTGTCCGTGGTATCCCGAATGATCGCTTAAATAAAATCCTGCGTGCCATTGAATCTGCTAGAGAGCACAAACTGAAGCAAGAGCCTGACATTCAACGAATTCGAGAGTATCTTGAACGCCAAGTCAGCTTTAGGGTTGTAGAGAGATCAACATTGTCTAACAGAACTGTTTCCAGTCCTTACATTCCTTCTGAAG GTAAACAGAAGTTCAATCAATTGGGAATTTCCTCCTCTGCCATACCACAAAAACCAGTAAAACGGTCTTTGACAGCTGTCCGCCCAGCTGAACAAAGAGCTGAGAATACATCTACACCAAA AACTCCACCATTCAGttcagaggaagaagcagaTGAAGATGATGTCAAACAGTTGCACGTATCACGAGAATTGTTGCAAAAGCAGTCAAAAACATCGAGCAGCAAAGTCAGTGCTTTTCAGATGGCTTCTGACAAAAGTGATCTGGATGGGACAGAGGAAagtgaaactgaagaaacaggaaCACCTGTCAAAACTTCAAAAg GAGCTGTTATTCAAAAACTGGCTGAACAAGTTGGAAAGAGCCTTTCTAACCACGGAAATAAGAGCAGGCCAGCCGGAGGGATAGATGTTGCACAAGCATTTATTAAGAAAGAAGAGGTGCAAGAACCCAAG TTCACAGAAGTAGATGAAGATGACTGGGATATATCATCTATAGAAGAAGACTATTTGTTGATGAAAGATAACAGTGGTCAGAAGGGATCAACAGCTCAGAAAAATGAGTCAAATGCTGCATCTGTTGTACATGCTTGGGGTCTTCCAAAGAAGACTGTGCCAAAACAGGAAG GTCCTCGTGAGGCTGATAATACAAGCACATTAAAAAGCAGCTTAGTCACCGTCACAGATTGGAGCGATTCTTCAGATACATAA
- the DZIP1 gene encoding cilium assembly protein DZIP1 isoform X2, whose amino-acid sequence MDVESSATGPGRGCHNNAEDAGTERDAKDGPDMPFTERAYFPAGAAAAGSGSFPAFQFRGRHEGPDWRRLSAVDVGRVWREGDVAALQEHLEHVTFCSAERERCPHCQGPADPLLLKLLRLAQLCTEYLLHSQEYLSAQLSSLEEALCAAQAQRDRLAEEVAQRAQEVKGLKEECRRRKKMISTQQMMLEARASYHQCQFCEKAFMNYSFLQGHMLRRHPEESQIEQKRKAKTDKLQDEIEKLKEQLQLTKSQLEAEQQANMVRFSKECEQQKSKEEEILQSFHKWKEEEKAKLADEIEKVKDMFMKELKELSSRNSTLENQLLALQTSSMQKSNLGTLKDSHEFMEEKPQSTQDYHKVVKLLEKQESKWTSRIQALRQDHETEKSLLLSQIEKLKSSVREDLNKNNTFYKRRIEELGERLQEQNDLIITQKKQIKELSTKSVASIKPSHTNAAVEHLEESKSSLPVMYEQAPLVHMLEPIEELSEEEKEIEKDELKTGRSNQHLINALKTDPSLTKELRVVLEQALEEKLESLGIKAGVRGIPNDRLNKILRAIESAREHKLKQEPDIQRIREYLERQVSFRVVERSTLSNRTVSSPYIPSEGKQKFNQLGISSSAIPQKPVKRSLTAVRPAEQRAENTSTPKKLIGNEASRKTSSITTPPFSSEEEADEDDVKQLHVSRELLQKQSKTSSSKVSAFQMASDKSDLDGTEESETEETGTPVKTSKGAVIQKLAEQVGKSLSNHGNKSRPAGGIDVAQAFIKKEEVQEPKFTEVDEDDWDISSIEEDYLLMKDNSGQKGSTAQKNESNAASVVHAWGLPKKTVPKQEGPREADNTSTLKSSLVTVTDWSDSSDT is encoded by the exons ATGGACGTTGAGAGTAGTGCCACAG GCCCGGGCCGCGGCTGCCATAACAACGCGGAGGACGCCGGCACCGAACGGGACGCGAAAGACGGTCCGGACATG CCCTTCACGGAGCGCGCCTATTTCCCGGCGGGAGCGGCCGCGGCCGGCTCTGGATCGTTTCCCGCCTTCCAGTTCCGCGGGCGCCATGAGGGCCCGGACTGGCGGCGGCTGAGCGCCGTGGACGTGGGCCGGGTGTGGCGGGAGGGCGACGTGGCGGCCCTGCAGGAGCACCTGGAGCACGTCACCTTCTGCAGCGCCGAGCGGGAGCGCTGCCCGCACTGCCAGGGCCCCGCAGACCCGCTGCTGCTCAAGCTGCTGCGCCTGGCTCAGCTGTGCACCGAGTACCTGCTGCACTCTCAGGAGTACCTGAGCGCCCAGCTCAGCAGCCTAGAGGAGGCTCTGTGCGCGGCCCAAGCCCAGCGCGACCGCCTGGCCGAGGAGGTGGCCCAGCGTGCCCAAGAGGTCAAGGGGCTGAAGGAGGAGTGCCGGCGCAGGAAGAAGATGATCAGCACCCAGCAGATGATGCTGGAGGCCCGAGCTAGCTACCACCAG TGTCAGTTCTGTGAGAAGGCTTTTATGAACTATTCCTTTTTACAAGGTCATATGCTAAGGCGTCATCCAGAAGAATCTCAGATTG AACAAAAGAGGAAAGCGAAGACAGACAAATTGCAGGATGAGATTGAGAAACTGAAGGAGCAGTTGCAGCTCACCAAATCCCAGTTAGAAGCAGAACAGCAAGCTAACATGGTCAGATTTTCCAAG gaatgtgaacagcaaaaatcaaaagaagaagaaattctacaaTCATTTcataaatggaaagaagaagaaaaagccaaattGGCTGATGAAATAGAAAAAGTGAAAGATATGTTTATGAAAGAGCTTAAGGAGTTGTCTTCGAGAAATTCAACATTAGAAAAT CAACTGTTAGCATTACAAACATCCAGTATGCAGAAATCCAATTTAGGGACACTGAAGGACAGCCATGAATTCATGGAAGAGAAGCCTCAGAGTACTCAGGATTATCACAAAGTGGTTAAACTTCTTGAAAAACAG gaAAGTAAATGGACGTCTAGAATACAAGCCCTTCGTCAAGATCATGAAACAGAAAAGTCCCTG CTCCTATCACAGATTGAGAAGCTTAAATCATCAGTGAGAGAAGAcctgaataaaaataacaccTTTTACAAGAGAAGGATAGAAGAATTGGGAGAGAGGCTTCAGGAACAGAACGATCTGATTATTACACAAAAGAAGCAG atAAAAGAGTTGTCCACAAAATCAGTTGCGAGCATCAAACCCTCTCATA CAAACGCTGCAGTTGAGCATCTTGAAGAATCTAAATCAAGTCTACCTGTGATGTATG AGCAGGCCCCCTTGGTACATATGCTGGAGCCCATAGAGGAgctttcagaagaggaaaaag AAATCGAGAAAGACGAACTTAAAACAGGTAGAAGTAACCAACATTTAATAAATGCTTTGAAGACTGATCCTTCTTTAACTAAAGAATTAAGAGTTGTTTTGGAGCAAGCCCTGGAGGAAAAACTGGAATCCTTGGGAATCAAAGCA GGTGTCCGTGGTATCCCGAATGATCGCTTAAATAAAATCCTGCGTGCCATTGAATCTGCTAGAGAGCACAAACTGAAGCAAGAGCCTGACATTCAACGAATTCGAGAGTATCTTGAACGCCAAGTCAGCTTTAGGGTTGTAGAGAGATCAACATTGTCTAACAGAACTGTTTCCAGTCCTTACATTCCTTCTGAAG GTAAACAGAAGTTCAATCAATTGGGAATTTCCTCCTCTGCCATACCACAAAAACCAGTAAAACGGTCTTTGACAGCTGTCCGCCCAGCTGAACAAAGAGCTGAGAATACATCTACACCAAA GAAGCTCATTGGAAACGAAGCTTCCAGAAAGACATCTAGTATCAc AACTCCACCATTCAGttcagaggaagaagcagaTGAAGATGATGTCAAACAGTTGCACGTATCACGAGAATTGTTGCAAAAGCAGTCAAAAACATCGAGCAGCAAAGTCAGTGCTTTTCAGATGGCTTCTGACAAAAGTGATCTGGATGGGACAGAGGAAagtgaaactgaagaaacaggaaCACCTGTCAAAACTTCAAAAg GAGCTGTTATTCAAAAACTGGCTGAACAAGTTGGAAAGAGCCTTTCTAACCACGGAAATAAGAGCAGGCCAGCCGGAGGGATAGATGTTGCACAAGCATTTATTAAGAAAGAAGAGGTGCAAGAACCCAAG TTCACAGAAGTAGATGAAGATGACTGGGATATATCATCTATAGAAGAAGACTATTTGTTGATGAAAGATAACAGTGGTCAGAAGGGATCAACAGCTCAGAAAAATGAGTCAAATGCTGCATCTGTTGTACATGCTTGGGGTCTTCCAAAGAAGACTGTGCCAAAACAGGAAG GTCCTCGTGAGGCTGATAATACAAGCACATTAAAAAGCAGCTTAGTCACCGTCACAGATTGGAGCGATTCTTCAGATACATAA
- the DZIP1 gene encoding cilium assembly protein DZIP1 isoform X1 gives MDVESSATGPGRGCHNNAEDAGTERDAKDGPDMPFTERAYFPAGAAAAGSGSFPAFQFRGRHEGPDWRRLSAVDVGRVWREGDVAALQEHLEHVTFCSAERERCPHCQGPADPLLLKLLRLAQLCTEYLLHSQEYLSAQLSSLEEALCAAQAQRDRLAEEVAQRAQEVKGLKEECRRRKKMISTQQMMLEARASYHQCQFCEKAFMNYSFLQGHMLRRHPEESQIAEQKRKAKTDKLQDEIEKLKEQLQLTKSQLEAEQQANMVRFSKECEQQKSKEEEILQSFHKWKEEEKAKLADEIEKVKDMFMKELKELSSRNSTLENQLLALQTSSMQKSNLGTLKDSHEFMEEKPQSTQDYHKVVKLLEKQESKWTSRIQALRQDHETEKSLLLSQIEKLKSSVREDLNKNNTFYKRRIEELGERLQEQNDLIITQKKQIKELSTKSVASIKPSHTNAAVEHLEESKSSLPVMYEQAPLVHMLEPIEELSEEEKEIEKDELKTGRSNQHLINALKTDPSLTKELRVVLEQALEEKLESLGIKAGVRGIPNDRLNKILRAIESAREHKLKQEPDIQRIREYLERQVSFRVVERSTLSNRTVSSPYIPSEGKQKFNQLGISSSAIPQKPVKRSLTAVRPAEQRAENTSTPKKLIGNEASRKTSSITTPPFSSEEEADEDDVKQLHVSRELLQKQSKTSSSKVSAFQMASDKSDLDGTEESETEETGTPVKTSKGAVIQKLAEQVGKSLSNHGNKSRPAGGIDVAQAFIKKEEVQEPKFTEVDEDDWDISSIEEDYLLMKDNSGQKGSTAQKNESNAASVVHAWGLPKKTVPKQEGPREADNTSTLKSSLVTVTDWSDSSDT, from the exons ATGGACGTTGAGAGTAGTGCCACAG GCCCGGGCCGCGGCTGCCATAACAACGCGGAGGACGCCGGCACCGAACGGGACGCGAAAGACGGTCCGGACATG CCCTTCACGGAGCGCGCCTATTTCCCGGCGGGAGCGGCCGCGGCCGGCTCTGGATCGTTTCCCGCCTTCCAGTTCCGCGGGCGCCATGAGGGCCCGGACTGGCGGCGGCTGAGCGCCGTGGACGTGGGCCGGGTGTGGCGGGAGGGCGACGTGGCGGCCCTGCAGGAGCACCTGGAGCACGTCACCTTCTGCAGCGCCGAGCGGGAGCGCTGCCCGCACTGCCAGGGCCCCGCAGACCCGCTGCTGCTCAAGCTGCTGCGCCTGGCTCAGCTGTGCACCGAGTACCTGCTGCACTCTCAGGAGTACCTGAGCGCCCAGCTCAGCAGCCTAGAGGAGGCTCTGTGCGCGGCCCAAGCCCAGCGCGACCGCCTGGCCGAGGAGGTGGCCCAGCGTGCCCAAGAGGTCAAGGGGCTGAAGGAGGAGTGCCGGCGCAGGAAGAAGATGATCAGCACCCAGCAGATGATGCTGGAGGCCCGAGCTAGCTACCACCAG TGTCAGTTCTGTGAGAAGGCTTTTATGAACTATTCCTTTTTACAAGGTCATATGCTAAGGCGTCATCCAGAAGAATCTCAGATTG CAGAACAAAAGAGGAAAGCGAAGACAGACAAATTGCAGGATGAGATTGAGAAACTGAAGGAGCAGTTGCAGCTCACCAAATCCCAGTTAGAAGCAGAACAGCAAGCTAACATGGTCAGATTTTCCAAG gaatgtgaacagcaaaaatcaaaagaagaagaaattctacaaTCATTTcataaatggaaagaagaagaaaaagccaaattGGCTGATGAAATAGAAAAAGTGAAAGATATGTTTATGAAAGAGCTTAAGGAGTTGTCTTCGAGAAATTCAACATTAGAAAAT CAACTGTTAGCATTACAAACATCCAGTATGCAGAAATCCAATTTAGGGACACTGAAGGACAGCCATGAATTCATGGAAGAGAAGCCTCAGAGTACTCAGGATTATCACAAAGTGGTTAAACTTCTTGAAAAACAG gaAAGTAAATGGACGTCTAGAATACAAGCCCTTCGTCAAGATCATGAAACAGAAAAGTCCCTG CTCCTATCACAGATTGAGAAGCTTAAATCATCAGTGAGAGAAGAcctgaataaaaataacaccTTTTACAAGAGAAGGATAGAAGAATTGGGAGAGAGGCTTCAGGAACAGAACGATCTGATTATTACACAAAAGAAGCAG atAAAAGAGTTGTCCACAAAATCAGTTGCGAGCATCAAACCCTCTCATA CAAACGCTGCAGTTGAGCATCTTGAAGAATCTAAATCAAGTCTACCTGTGATGTATG AGCAGGCCCCCTTGGTACATATGCTGGAGCCCATAGAGGAgctttcagaagaggaaaaag AAATCGAGAAAGACGAACTTAAAACAGGTAGAAGTAACCAACATTTAATAAATGCTTTGAAGACTGATCCTTCTTTAACTAAAGAATTAAGAGTTGTTTTGGAGCAAGCCCTGGAGGAAAAACTGGAATCCTTGGGAATCAAAGCA GGTGTCCGTGGTATCCCGAATGATCGCTTAAATAAAATCCTGCGTGCCATTGAATCTGCTAGAGAGCACAAACTGAAGCAAGAGCCTGACATTCAACGAATTCGAGAGTATCTTGAACGCCAAGTCAGCTTTAGGGTTGTAGAGAGATCAACATTGTCTAACAGAACTGTTTCCAGTCCTTACATTCCTTCTGAAG GTAAACAGAAGTTCAATCAATTGGGAATTTCCTCCTCTGCCATACCACAAAAACCAGTAAAACGGTCTTTGACAGCTGTCCGCCCAGCTGAACAAAGAGCTGAGAATACATCTACACCAAA GAAGCTCATTGGAAACGAAGCTTCCAGAAAGACATCTAGTATCAc AACTCCACCATTCAGttcagaggaagaagcagaTGAAGATGATGTCAAACAGTTGCACGTATCACGAGAATTGTTGCAAAAGCAGTCAAAAACATCGAGCAGCAAAGTCAGTGCTTTTCAGATGGCTTCTGACAAAAGTGATCTGGATGGGACAGAGGAAagtgaaactgaagaaacaggaaCACCTGTCAAAACTTCAAAAg GAGCTGTTATTCAAAAACTGGCTGAACAAGTTGGAAAGAGCCTTTCTAACCACGGAAATAAGAGCAGGCCAGCCGGAGGGATAGATGTTGCACAAGCATTTATTAAGAAAGAAGAGGTGCAAGAACCCAAG TTCACAGAAGTAGATGAAGATGACTGGGATATATCATCTATAGAAGAAGACTATTTGTTGATGAAAGATAACAGTGGTCAGAAGGGATCAACAGCTCAGAAAAATGAGTCAAATGCTGCATCTGTTGTACATGCTTGGGGTCTTCCAAAGAAGACTGTGCCAAAACAGGAAG GTCCTCGTGAGGCTGATAATACAAGCACATTAAAAAGCAGCTTAGTCACCGTCACAGATTGGAGCGATTCTTCAGATACATAA
- the DZIP1 gene encoding cilium assembly protein DZIP1 isoform X4, whose translation MDVESSATGPGRGCHNNAEDAGTERDAKDGPDMPFTERAYFPAGAAAAGSGSFPAFQFRGRHEGPDWRRLSAVDVGRVWREGDVAALQEHLEHVTFCSAERERCPHCQGPADPLLLKLLRLAQLCTEYLLHSQEYLSAQLSSLEEALCAAQAQRDRLAEEVAQRAQEVKGLKEECRRRKKMISTQQMMLEARASYHQCQFCEKAFMNYSFLQGHMLRRHPEESQIAEQKRKAKTDKLQDEIEKLKEQLQLTKSQLEAEQQANMVRFSKECEQQKSKEEEILQSFHKWKEEEKAKLADEIEKVKDMFMKELKELSSRNSTLENQLLALQTSSMQKSNLGTLKDSHEFMEEKPQSTQDYHKVVKLLEKQESKWTSRIQALRQDHETEKSLLLSQIEKLKSSVREDLNKNNTFYKRRIEELGERLQEQNDLIITQKKQIKELSTKSVASIKPSHTNAAVEHLEESKSSLPVMYEIEKDELKTGRSNQHLINALKTDPSLTKELRVVLEQALEEKLESLGIKAGVRGIPNDRLNKILRAIESAREHKLKQEPDIQRIREYLERQVSFRVVERSTLSNRTVSSPYIPSEGKQKFNQLGISSSAIPQKPVKRSLTAVRPAEQRAENTSTPKKLIGNEASRKTSSITTPPFSSEEEADEDDVKQLHVSRELLQKQSKTSSSKVSAFQMASDKSDLDGTEESETEETGTPVKTSKGAVIQKLAEQVGKSLSNHGNKSRPAGGIDVAQAFIKKEEVQEPKFTEVDEDDWDISSIEEDYLLMKDNSGQKGSTAQKNESNAASVVHAWGLPKKTVPKQEGPREADNTSTLKSSLVTVTDWSDSSDT comes from the exons ATGGACGTTGAGAGTAGTGCCACAG GCCCGGGCCGCGGCTGCCATAACAACGCGGAGGACGCCGGCACCGAACGGGACGCGAAAGACGGTCCGGACATG CCCTTCACGGAGCGCGCCTATTTCCCGGCGGGAGCGGCCGCGGCCGGCTCTGGATCGTTTCCCGCCTTCCAGTTCCGCGGGCGCCATGAGGGCCCGGACTGGCGGCGGCTGAGCGCCGTGGACGTGGGCCGGGTGTGGCGGGAGGGCGACGTGGCGGCCCTGCAGGAGCACCTGGAGCACGTCACCTTCTGCAGCGCCGAGCGGGAGCGCTGCCCGCACTGCCAGGGCCCCGCAGACCCGCTGCTGCTCAAGCTGCTGCGCCTGGCTCAGCTGTGCACCGAGTACCTGCTGCACTCTCAGGAGTACCTGAGCGCCCAGCTCAGCAGCCTAGAGGAGGCTCTGTGCGCGGCCCAAGCCCAGCGCGACCGCCTGGCCGAGGAGGTGGCCCAGCGTGCCCAAGAGGTCAAGGGGCTGAAGGAGGAGTGCCGGCGCAGGAAGAAGATGATCAGCACCCAGCAGATGATGCTGGAGGCCCGAGCTAGCTACCACCAG TGTCAGTTCTGTGAGAAGGCTTTTATGAACTATTCCTTTTTACAAGGTCATATGCTAAGGCGTCATCCAGAAGAATCTCAGATTG CAGAACAAAAGAGGAAAGCGAAGACAGACAAATTGCAGGATGAGATTGAGAAACTGAAGGAGCAGTTGCAGCTCACCAAATCCCAGTTAGAAGCAGAACAGCAAGCTAACATGGTCAGATTTTCCAAG gaatgtgaacagcaaaaatcaaaagaagaagaaattctacaaTCATTTcataaatggaaagaagaagaaaaagccaaattGGCTGATGAAATAGAAAAAGTGAAAGATATGTTTATGAAAGAGCTTAAGGAGTTGTCTTCGAGAAATTCAACATTAGAAAAT CAACTGTTAGCATTACAAACATCCAGTATGCAGAAATCCAATTTAGGGACACTGAAGGACAGCCATGAATTCATGGAAGAGAAGCCTCAGAGTACTCAGGATTATCACAAAGTGGTTAAACTTCTTGAAAAACAG gaAAGTAAATGGACGTCTAGAATACAAGCCCTTCGTCAAGATCATGAAACAGAAAAGTCCCTG CTCCTATCACAGATTGAGAAGCTTAAATCATCAGTGAGAGAAGAcctgaataaaaataacaccTTTTACAAGAGAAGGATAGAAGAATTGGGAGAGAGGCTTCAGGAACAGAACGATCTGATTATTACACAAAAGAAGCAG atAAAAGAGTTGTCCACAAAATCAGTTGCGAGCATCAAACCCTCTCATA CAAACGCTGCAGTTGAGCATCTTGAAGAATCTAAATCAAGTCTACCTGTGATGTATG AAATCGAGAAAGACGAACTTAAAACAGGTAGAAGTAACCAACATTTAATAAATGCTTTGAAGACTGATCCTTCTTTAACTAAAGAATTAAGAGTTGTTTTGGAGCAAGCCCTGGAGGAAAAACTGGAATCCTTGGGAATCAAAGCA GGTGTCCGTGGTATCCCGAATGATCGCTTAAATAAAATCCTGCGTGCCATTGAATCTGCTAGAGAGCACAAACTGAAGCAAGAGCCTGACATTCAACGAATTCGAGAGTATCTTGAACGCCAAGTCAGCTTTAGGGTTGTAGAGAGATCAACATTGTCTAACAGAACTGTTTCCAGTCCTTACATTCCTTCTGAAG GTAAACAGAAGTTCAATCAATTGGGAATTTCCTCCTCTGCCATACCACAAAAACCAGTAAAACGGTCTTTGACAGCTGTCCGCCCAGCTGAACAAAGAGCTGAGAATACATCTACACCAAA GAAGCTCATTGGAAACGAAGCTTCCAGAAAGACATCTAGTATCAc AACTCCACCATTCAGttcagaggaagaagcagaTGAAGATGATGTCAAACAGTTGCACGTATCACGAGAATTGTTGCAAAAGCAGTCAAAAACATCGAGCAGCAAAGTCAGTGCTTTTCAGATGGCTTCTGACAAAAGTGATCTGGATGGGACAGAGGAAagtgaaactgaagaaacaggaaCACCTGTCAAAACTTCAAAAg GAGCTGTTATTCAAAAACTGGCTGAACAAGTTGGAAAGAGCCTTTCTAACCACGGAAATAAGAGCAGGCCAGCCGGAGGGATAGATGTTGCACAAGCATTTATTAAGAAAGAAGAGGTGCAAGAACCCAAG TTCACAGAAGTAGATGAAGATGACTGGGATATATCATCTATAGAAGAAGACTATTTGTTGATGAAAGATAACAGTGGTCAGAAGGGATCAACAGCTCAGAAAAATGAGTCAAATGCTGCATCTGTTGTACATGCTTGGGGTCTTCCAAAGAAGACTGTGCCAAAACAGGAAG GTCCTCGTGAGGCTGATAATACAAGCACATTAAAAAGCAGCTTAGTCACCGTCACAGATTGGAGCGATTCTTCAGATACATAA